The following proteins are co-located in the Leptospira weilii genome:
- a CDS encoding tetratricopeptide repeat protein: MKNKSYAIFLCFFLFSILMLSDCSKQKEKELLNDAEKQNTLGIGALQLNDLEKAEKHFKEAHRLNPKDPNYANNIGVTLITRNRFEQAIIYFSKSVEIDPNFQRGYFNLGVAYQNLQKDTEALRYYEKAAAIPAAMPEIYFNLGIINTRLNRKAEAKKNYEIFIKKAPPQFGQQIKDAYLKIKELGV, translated from the coding sequence ATGAAAAATAAAAGTTATGCGATCTTTTTATGTTTTTTTTTATTTTCCATACTGATGCTAAGCGATTGTTCCAAGCAAAAGGAGAAAGAACTATTGAACGACGCGGAAAAACAAAACACACTTGGAATCGGCGCCTTACAATTGAATGATCTCGAAAAAGCGGAAAAACATTTCAAGGAAGCGCATCGTTTGAATCCTAAAGACCCGAATTACGCGAACAACATAGGTGTAACATTGATTACGCGAAATCGATTCGAACAGGCGATAATCTATTTTTCAAAATCGGTTGAAATTGATCCGAACTTTCAAAGAGGTTATTTTAACCTGGGAGTTGCTTATCAAAATCTCCAAAAGGATACGGAGGCATTGCGTTATTACGAAAAGGCGGCCGCAATTCCTGCGGCTATGCCCGAGATTTATTTCAATTTAGGTATTATTAATACTCGATTGAACCGAAAAGCGGAAGCGAAAAAAAATTACGAGATCTTTATCAAAAAAGCCCCTCCTCAATTTGGCCAGCAAATCAAAGACGCATATTTGAAAATCAAAGAATTGGGTGTTTGA
- a CDS encoding lipoprotein, producing the protein MLNDHFQTLLGTFAAFCFLCLGTCGPSLRYYHDITYHVSFSEMDKTALKGGNRIGIVRFLSKSSNQADIVSSVFSDNLLFFLHTNGMKGTISNPSAKIEEPQPNSNVSIVTATQKMNSAYLLNAEQVKEICAETNSDYVITGFVHETKAGNFLNPDQSSGIMAYLYNKNGSQVVQMQYIGSESLELYDNSSEVARVFANKIVELLRSK; encoded by the coding sequence ATGTTAAACGATCATTTTCAAACTTTGCTCGGAACCTTTGCGGCTTTTTGTTTTCTTTGTCTGGGGACATGTGGGCCTTCTTTGCGCTATTATCATGATATAACGTATCATGTATCGTTTTCTGAAATGGACAAAACCGCTTTGAAGGGCGGAAACCGCATCGGTATCGTTCGTTTCCTCTCCAAATCTTCCAATCAAGCGGATATAGTTTCTTCCGTCTTTTCCGATAATTTGTTATTTTTTCTCCACACAAACGGTATGAAAGGGACGATTTCGAATCCTTCCGCTAAAATCGAAGAACCGCAACCGAACTCTAATGTTTCCATTGTTACGGCCACGCAAAAAATGAATTCCGCGTATCTTTTGAATGCGGAACAGGTAAAAGAAATCTGCGCCGAGACGAATTCGGATTACGTTATCACTGGATTTGTTCATGAAACGAAAGCGGGAAATTTTTTAAATCCCGATCAGAGTTCGGGTATTATGGCGTACCTCTATAATAAAAACGGATCTCAAGTGGTTCAAATGCAGTACATAGGGTCCGAGTCGTTGGAATTATACGATAACAGTTCGGAAGTCGCGAGAGTTTTTGCGAATAAGATCGTGGAACTATTACGAAGTAAATAA
- a CDS encoding TolC family protein has protein sequence MFSFLSVKSLQWIPIFACFGIFHYMNILEAKEKIILDIGSAEKLGVENSPEIRLISSQQQIKRLLLNENWRAYFPTATVRWDRSHNIVSNTDDSRNQRLSLNVDQVVFDGGRRSLALDAAMSDLALAKYDLRLALNELRFKIRSKFYEVLSRKSAIEVYERSIDRQKQQLELGKKELELGESTVIRILEVENRLNEIKMQHENARMEYNNLLEDFKILLRLQASSELELKGDLLNSVKYNFIQFEEINLISLARKYRVDFDRAKAKELQTESQHRYAKSFYIPTVSLGGFYGYSGADYPPRQPEWGLNFRISMLMGPNQITDSSNFVSRRDDTDRSLSSSTTVSIYDQLSYKKQIVSTGVDAYQAKIASKQLGDIIETEIRKSLRGLNISWQAMKQADENIIIFEKRLNIQELQVKLGEATRPQLAETEIRFLEAKNAQIGARLKYLNAIAQMELSTGLNLDDLHLFELQ, from the coding sequence GTGTTCTCTTTTTTGTCTGTAAAATCGCTTCAATGGATTCCGATTTTTGCGTGTTTTGGAATATTCCATTATATGAATATTTTAGAGGCAAAGGAAAAAATTATTCTAGACATCGGTTCCGCGGAAAAGCTAGGAGTCGAGAATAGTCCCGAAATTCGTCTAATCAGTTCCCAGCAACAAATCAAACGATTGCTGTTGAACGAAAATTGGAGGGCTTATTTTCCCACCGCAACGGTTCGCTGGGATCGCTCCCACAATATCGTATCGAATACGGATGACAGCAGAAATCAGCGTTTGAGTTTGAATGTGGACCAGGTGGTATTTGACGGAGGGAGGCGTTCTCTCGCTTTAGACGCGGCAATGAGCGATTTAGCGTTGGCAAAATATGATCTTCGTCTCGCTCTGAACGAACTTAGGTTTAAAATCAGATCCAAATTTTATGAAGTTCTGAGCCGAAAGTCGGCAATCGAAGTCTACGAACGATCCATCGACCGCCAAAAACAACAATTGGAATTAGGCAAGAAGGAGCTGGAACTTGGGGAAAGTACCGTAATCCGAATTCTGGAAGTCGAAAACCGTCTGAATGAAATCAAAATGCAGCATGAAAACGCCCGGATGGAATATAATAACCTCCTTGAGGATTTTAAAATTCTGCTACGTCTTCAAGCGAGTAGCGAATTGGAATTAAAGGGGGACCTCTTAAATTCCGTAAAATACAACTTTATCCAGTTCGAGGAAATAAACCTAATTTCTTTGGCAAGAAAATATAGAGTGGACTTTGATCGGGCTAAGGCAAAGGAATTACAGACGGAGTCTCAGCATCGTTATGCGAAATCTTTTTACATTCCTACAGTTTCTTTAGGCGGCTTTTACGGCTATTCGGGAGCCGATTATCCGCCCAGACAGCCGGAATGGGGTTTGAACTTTCGAATTTCCATGTTGATGGGTCCGAACCAAATTACCGATTCCTCGAACTTCGTTTCGCGCAGGGACGATACGGATCGTTCCCTTTCCTCCTCCACTACGGTTTCGATTTACGATCAATTGAGTTATAAAAAACAAATAGTTTCGACGGGAGTGGACGCGTATCAGGCTAAAATTGCCAGTAAACAATTGGGGGATATTATCGAAACCGAAATCAGAAAGTCTCTCAGGGGATTGAATATCAGTTGGCAAGCCATGAAACAAGCGGATGAAAATATTATAATATTCGAAAAAAGACTCAATATACAGGAGCTGCAGGTAAAACTCGGGGAAGCCACTCGGCCTCAATTGGCCGAAACGGAAATTCGTTTTTTAGAGGCGAAAAACGCCCAAATCGGGGCCAGGTTGAAATATTTGAACGCGATTGCTCAGATGGAACTATCGACCGGCTTAAATTTAGACGATTTACACTTATTTGAACTACAATAA
- a CDS encoding efflux RND transporter periplasmic adaptor subunit: MLDPMKLRSYSYCRIFRKCVWIVILLFLFTDCKKSEKKEEVLPLEDRIKLAKIDLSESSSGLKVLGSVSFFKKAEVTSKILGRIQQYFKEEGDSVLIGDVLAKMETLNLEIQLSKDQSGVEVQTRQRDLASAKLFIAKQRVDRELANIEKAEADVKDSREIRNNLLRSAENKKKLNEAGAVSETELKSVETSLNSAEISLFKAEKNLASLRMGYRPEDLDKANIQIPKTKTGLKEAYVKLNTMIESAELDMAEANLKSTFKNMESTQLLLKESNIKSPLSGTVASRIKEQGEAVKEGEALYIIVDTSKVILKFNVGESELWKLKKDQKVNFIVDAYPGQNFEGRVYIISPIVDPQSRTVEVKVLTQNEKKLLKPGMFTRGYILQEDARKKTFLIPLKALLKNKEGKNGTVFVANDENRLFGVEVEIVKEEGDFAEVLGNLELGRYVAVSDLNELKEGQKVKVPKEQTSGSIENQSH; the protein is encoded by the coding sequence ATGCTTGATCCCATGAAATTAAGATCATATTCTTATTGTAGAATTTTTCGAAAGTGCGTCTGGATTGTAATATTACTGTTTCTTTTTACGGATTGTAAAAAAAGCGAGAAAAAGGAAGAAGTATTACCTCTCGAAGATCGTATCAAACTTGCCAAGATCGATTTGAGCGAATCGAGTTCCGGTCTTAAAGTTTTAGGTTCCGTTTCTTTTTTCAAGAAGGCGGAGGTTACTTCCAAAATTTTAGGGAGAATTCAACAATATTTCAAAGAAGAGGGGGATTCCGTTCTTATCGGAGACGTTCTTGCGAAAATGGAAACGTTGAATTTGGAAATTCAATTATCCAAGGATCAATCCGGTGTGGAAGTACAAACCCGTCAAAGGGATCTTGCGTCCGCCAAGCTTTTCATCGCTAAACAAAGGGTGGATCGGGAATTGGCGAATATCGAAAAGGCGGAGGCAGACGTGAAGGATTCCAGGGAAATTCGAAATAATCTTTTGCGCAGCGCGGAAAACAAAAAGAAGCTGAACGAAGCCGGGGCTGTTTCCGAAACGGAATTGAAATCCGTGGAAACATCTTTGAACTCCGCCGAAATTTCCCTTTTTAAAGCCGAAAAAAATCTCGCCAGTCTTAGAATGGGTTATAGGCCGGAAGATTTAGATAAAGCGAATATTCAGATTCCGAAAACAAAGACAGGATTAAAGGAAGCTTACGTAAAATTGAATACTATGATTGAAAGCGCCGAATTGGACATGGCCGAGGCAAATCTCAAATCAACTTTTAAAAACATGGAATCCACGCAACTCCTATTAAAGGAATCGAATATTAAAAGTCCGTTATCGGGAACGGTCGCTTCCAGAATTAAGGAACAGGGAGAAGCCGTCAAAGAGGGAGAGGCTTTGTATATCATTGTGGACACCTCCAAAGTGATCTTGAAGTTTAACGTCGGTGAATCGGAACTATGGAAACTGAAAAAAGACCAGAAAGTGAATTTTATCGTCGATGCTTATCCGGGTCAAAACTTTGAAGGAAGGGTTTATATCATCAGTCCAATCGTCGATCCGCAGAGCAGAACGGTGGAAGTCAAGGTTCTCACTCAAAATGAAAAAAAACTCTTAAAACCGGGTATGTTCACACGGGGTTACATCCTTCAAGAGGACGCCCGAAAAAAAACCTTTTTGATTCCGCTCAAAGCTCTCCTTAAAAATAAGGAAGGCAAGAATGGAACCGTCTTTGTCGCAAACGATGAAAATCGGTTGTTTGGCGTCGAAGTGGAAATCGTTAAAGAGGAAGGCGATTTTGCGGAAGTATTAGGAAATCTTGAATTAGGAAGATATGTTGCGGTTTCCGATTTGAATGAACTCAAGGAAGGTCAAAAGGTTAAAGTTCCAAAGGAACAAACTTCCGGCTCGATCGAAAATCAATCTCATTGA
- a CDS encoding HigA family addiction module antitoxin, whose protein sequence is MVSKKLLNVHPGEILQEEFLEPMGISGYRLSKETGIPESKISDIIHGKRNITASISIKLGKFFELNPHFWIGLQNDYDIREEQHKLAKVLKSMKSYKDFYKDQNSKKVTPSLA, encoded by the coding sequence ATGGTAAGTAAAAAGCTATTAAATGTTCATCCTGGTGAGATTCTACAGGAAGAATTCTTAGAGCCAATGGGGATTTCTGGCTATAGATTATCCAAAGAAACAGGCATTCCTGAGTCGAAAATTTCAGATATTATTCATGGAAAAAGAAACATTACCGCTAGTATCTCAATAAAACTTGGGAAATTTTTTGAATTAAATCCGCACTTTTGGATTGGTCTTCAGAATGATTATGATATTCGGGAAGAACAGCATAAATTGGCAAAAGTTCTTAAAAGTATGAAATCATATAAGGATTTTTATAAAGATCAAAACAGTAAAAAAGTGACGCCATCTCTGGCTTAA
- a CDS encoding type II toxin-antitoxin system RelE/ParE family toxin — protein MIRSFKDKETQEIWEGHFSKKYSPDIQKKAQMKLGMINNIVDVTELRVPPGNRLHKLSGDREGQYSISINSQWRICFNFVSNHAFNVEITDYH, from the coding sequence GTGATCAGGTCTTTTAAGGATAAAGAGACTCAGGAAATTTGGGAAGGTCATTTTTCAAAAAAATATTCACCCGATATTCAGAAGAAAGCGCAAATGAAGCTTGGTATGATCAATAACATTGTAGATGTAACGGAACTCCGAGTTCCGCCCGGAAATCGACTTCATAAGCTATCTGGGGACAGAGAGGGTCAATATTCTATTTCGATTAATTCACAATGGCGAATTTGCTTTAATTTTGTAAGCAATCATGCTTTCAACGTTGAAATAACTGATTATCATTAG